The Clostridium sp. AWRP genome has a window encoding:
- a CDS encoding cyclic lactone autoinducer peptide: MKNLKENVLKKSMKVVGDLSLSLATIVIVPTSAIGAHQPKCPDDLLK; encoded by the coding sequence ATGAAAAATTTAAAAGAAAATGTATTGAAGAAAAGTATGAAAGTGGTAGGTGACTTGTCTTTGTCTTTGGCAACAATCGTTATAGTTCCAACATCTGCAATAGGCGCTCACCAACCAAAGTGTCCTGATGATCTCTTAAAGTAG